One genomic segment of Scylla paramamosain isolate STU-SP2022 chromosome 11, ASM3559412v1, whole genome shotgun sequence includes these proteins:
- the LOC135105280 gene encoding basic salivary proline-rich protein 4-like, with protein MVSAKAVCVATLVVWCAASLQVHGGKIKFPGEVEVREETREVEEEAGERRQVEEGLEGDAAGRGLWESDLFFLQKLSGLFGGDEKDVRRKGGGIAGGGGGGGGGGLGGRPPRPYRRKIPPPSSQLRPELLPPQIQTNRRNGGGKRPVFLPPRHPASSSPLLLLHHLPRPPPSYPPTGRRPQTPSPLTTASRRWPVFPLQANQDFQEGSPPEPHLKPSKPLQPLPPRQIAAQPPGRPQQHPKTSRPKKPSLWGSPASFTTSQLQQDPQKRHPQQGQPPHHNRPRPQPQRVFIPPQKIIHKKEITSGNIGGPPHVNIPFNPSPQEGKSDSDAFQPVFVASPFLDDLGEDVMKPMVAEGGA; from the exons GTGCATGGAGGAAAAATCAAATTCCCGGGAgaagtggaggtgagggaggagacgagggaagtggaggaggaagcgggggagagaagacaggtggaggagggactggagggagATGCGGCAGGGAGGGGCCTTTGGGAGAGTGATTTGTTTTTCCTCCAAAAATTATCAGGTCTTTTTGGAGGAGACGAGAAGGACGTGAGGAGGAAAGGCGGGggaatagcaggaggaggaggaggaggaggaggaggaggactaggaggaaggCCCCCACGTCCCTACCGCCGCAagatccctcctccctcctctcaacTCCGCCCAGAGCTTCTTCCTCCACAAATTCAGACCaacaggagaaatggaggagggaaaagaccagtattcctccctcctcgccatcctgcttcctcctcccccctcctcctcctccaccacctcccccgccctcctccctcctaccccccCACAGGAAGGCGGCCTcagaccccctcccccctcaccacgGCTTCCCGGCGTTGGCCAGTCTTCCCCCTCCAAGCCAATCAGGATTTCCAGGAG GGCTCCCCACCAGAACCCCACCTGAAGCCATCTAAGCCCCTGCAGCCCCTACCCCCCCGCCAAATCGCCGCGCAGCCCCCAGGACGCCCCCAGCAGCACCCGAAGACTAGTAGGCCAAAGAAACCTAGTCTGTGGGGGAGCCCTGCATCCTTCACCACGTCACAGCTACAGCAAGATCCACAGAAGAGACACCCACAGCAAGGGCAGCCGCCGCACCACAACAGGCCACGCCCACAGCCACAGCGGGTCTTCATACCCCCTCAGAAAATCATCCATAAGAAAGAGATCACGTCAGGAAATATTGGAGGACCGCCCCACGTCAATATCCCCTTCAACCCAAGCCCGCAGGAGGGGAAGAGTGACTCTGACGCCTTCCAGCCCGTGTTCGTGGCCTCCCCCTTCTTGGACGATCTAGGAGAGGACGTGATGAAGCCCATGGTGGCTGAAGGAGGGGCGTGA